DNA sequence from the Pseudoduganella plicata genome:
CCACTCAAATCCAACGATAGGAAAGCCATCATGGCAAAGAAAATCATTGGCTTTATCAAGCTGCAAGTACCAGCTGGTAAGGCAAACCCATCCCCACCGATCGGCCCGGCACTGGGTCAGCGCGGTCTGAACATCATGGAATTCTGCAAGGCGTTCAACGCGCAGACCCAAGGTATGGAACCAGGCATGCCGATCCCTGTGGTGATCACCGCCTTCGCGGACAAGTCCTTCACGTTCGTGATGAAGACGCCTCCAGCGACGTTCCTGATCAAGAAGCACTCGGGCGTGCAAAAAGGTTCGCCGAAGCCACATACCGACAAGGTTGGCACGCTGACCCGCGCTCAAGCGGAAGAAATTGCAAAACTGAAGACCCCTGACCTGACCGCCGCCGATCTGGAAGCCGCTGTGCGCACCATCGCCGGTTCGGCTCGTTCGATGGGCATCACCGTTGAGGGTATCTGATCATGGCAAAACTGTCCAAGCGCGCACAAGCCATCAAGGCTAAAGTAGACCGTACCAAAGTGTACCCGTTCGACAACGCTGTCGCCCTGATCAAGGAACTGGCTACCGCCAAGTTCAATGAATCGATCGACGTGTCCGTCCAGCTGGGCGTGGATCCGAAGAAGTCGGACCAGGTTGTTCGCGGTTCCGTCGTCCTGCCAGCAGGCACCGGCAAGACCGTTCGCGTGGCCGTGTTCGCTTCTGGCGACAAGGCTGAGGCTGCTAAAGCAGCCGGCGCGGATGTCGTCGGCATGGAAGACCTGGCAGAACGCGTGAAGGCCGGCGACATGCCGTTCGACATCGTTATCGCTTCGCCAGACACGATGCGTATCGTCGGTACCCTGGGCCAGATCCTGGGCCCACGTGGCCTGATGCCTAACCCGAAGGTCGGCACTGTTACCCCTGACGTCGCTACCGCCGTGAAAAACGCGAAAGCCGGCCAGGTTCAGTACCGTACCGACAAGGCCGGTATCATCCACGCCACGATCGGCCGTAAGTCGTTCAGCGACGCAGAACTGAAGAGCAACCTGGTTGCCCTGATCGACGCGCTGAACAAGGCCAAGCCTGCTTCGTCGAAAGGCATCTACCTGCGCAAGGTATCGCTGTCGTCGACGATGGGGGCAGGCGTCCGTGTTGATCACGGCACGCTGGCTGCTTAAGTAAAAGTTTAAGTCCTCGGGTGTGAACCCGGGGCGCATCTTTGGGCTGGCAGGTGCGCAAGTGCCTGCCAGGCAATCAAAGACCGTTGGGCGGGAAGCAGCAGGCAGGCTTCCCGTTAATTGCAGGTGAGAGCCGGCGCCCAACGCAGATGGTGTACCCGAACCAGTTTTGCAGTCCATTGGACTCCTAACCTCGGACGCCGTTGTTCGAAACCGACGCAGGAGCTTTTCCTGTGTCTTTAAAGGAGATTGACCGTGGGTCTTAATCTGAATGACAAAAAGGCCGTCGTCGAAGAGGTTTCCGCAAAGGTAGCAACTGCGCAAACGATCGTCGTGGCTGAGTACCGTGGCATCCAGGTTGCTCACTTGACGAAACTCCGTGCAGCCGCGCGTACCCAGGGCGTGTACCTGCGTGTTCTGAAGAACACGCTGGCACGTCGCTCTGTCGAAGGTACGCAGTTCGCCAACCTGGCCGATGCAATGACCGGTCCGCTGATCTACTCGATCTCGGATGATGCCGTGGCAGCAGCGAAAGTCATCAACGACTTCGCCAAAACCAACGACAAGCTGGTCATTAAGGCAGGTAACTATGCAGGCAAGCAGCTCGACGTAGCTGGCGTGACTGCACTGGCGAGCATTCCTAGCCGTGAAGTCCTCATCTCGCAGCTGTTGGGCGTTATGCTGGCACCGGTATCGGGCTTTGCACGTGGTCTGGCTGCTCTGGCAGCCAAGAAGAGCGAAGGTTCGGAAGCTGCTCCTGCAGCCGAAGAAACCGCTGCAGCGTAATTGCCGCACGTTCTCGTCAAGTAATCAATTCTGTAGCATACAAATCAATTAGGAGTTTCAAATGGCAATTAGCAAAGACGATATCCTGAACGCAGTGTCCGAAATGTCCGTGATGGACCTGAACGACCTGGTCAAGGCCTTCGAAGAAAAATTCGGCGTGTCGGCAGCTGCAATGGCCGCTCCAGCCGCTGGCGGCGCAGTCGCCGCTGCTGCTGAAGAGCAGACCGAGTTCAACCTGGTGCTGACCGAAGTCGGCGCGAACAAAGTCGGCGTCATCAAGGCAGTTCGTGAAATCACCGGTCTGGGCCTGAAAGAAGCCAAAGACGTGGTTGACGGCGCACCGAAGACCGTGAAAGAAGCCCTGTCGAAAGCCGACGCTGAAGCCGCTAAGAAGAAGCTGGAAGAAGCTGGCGCCAAGGCCGACCTGAAGTAATCTAGTATTACCGGCGCCGGTAACCTTTAGCGCCTGAGCCAAAGCTGCGGATTTCCTTCCGGAAGGGAGGAGATCCGGCTTTGGCTCCTTTGTCGTCTCTGTCGTATTTGTTGTGTTTTTGTTTTGTTGTACCCCTTCTTTTGTCGTCCTGGCCTGAAAAGGTAGTGCCTTGAGGTTTCGCCTGTGTGACATGTCCTGTCGCAAGCATACAAGCTGAAACCTGAATTTTCTATCCTTTCCTGTCACTCACGGAGTGTCCATGCACTACTCATTTACTGAGAAGAAACGCATTCGCAAATCATTCGCGAAACGCGCCAACGTCCACAACGTTCCGTTCCTGCTGGCGACCCAGCTCGAGTCTTACGAAAACTTCTTGCAAGAGCACACTCCGGTGTCGACCCGCAAGAACGAAGGCTTGCAATCGGCCTTCACTTCCATCTTCCCGATCGTCTCGCACAACGGTTTCGCACGCCTGGAGTTCCTCTCCTACGTGCTGGGCGACCCTGCGTTTGACGTGAAAGAGTGCCAACTCCGTGGCCTGACGTTCGCATCGCCGCTGCGCGCGAAAGTGCGCCTCGTGATCCTGGACAAGGAATCGCCGACCAAGCCGGTCGTCAAGGAAATGAAGGAACAGGAAGTCTACATGGGCGAACTGCCCCTGATGACGACCACCGGTTCGTTCGTCATCAACGGTACCGAGCGCGTCATCGTGTCGCAGCTGCACCGTTCCCCGGGCGTGTTCTTCGAGCACGACCGCGGCAAGACGCACTCGTCCGGCAAACTGCTGTTCTCGGCCCGTATCATCCCTTACCGCGGCTCGTGGCTGGACTTCGAGTTCGACCCGAAGGACATCCTGTACTTCCGCGTCGACCGTCGCCGCAAGATGCCGGTATCGATCCTGCTGAAGGCCATCGGCATGACGCCGGAACAGATCCTGGCGAACTTCTTCGTGTTCGACAACTTCAACCTGCGCTCGGAAGGCGGCGAGATGGAATTCGTCGCGGAACGCCTGCGCGGTGAAGTCGCGCGCTTCGACATCGTCAATCCGAAGGATGGCAAGACGATCGTCACGAAGGACAAGCGTATCAACGCCAAGCACGTGCGTGAAATCGAAGCGGCCGGCATCGCCCACATCTCTGTGCCGGAAGACTACCTGCTGGGCCGCGTGCTGGCCAAGAACATCGTCGATCCGGAAACGGGCGAAGTCGTGGCCTCGGCCAACGACGAGCTGACGGAAGAAGTCCTGAACCGCCTGCGCGATTCGAACATCTCCGCGATCCAGACGCTGTACACGAACGACCTGGACCAGGGCGCCTACATCTCGCAGACGCTGCGCATCGACGATACGGCCGACCAGACGGCCGCCCGTATCGCGATCTACCGCATGATGCGTCCTGGCGAACCGCCAACCGAGGAATCGGTCGAAGCGCTGTTCAACGGCCTGTTCTACAGCGCCGACCGCTACGACCTGTCCGCCGTGGGCCGCATGAAGTTCAACCGCCGTATCGGCCGTGACGAACTGACGGGCGCCATGACGCTGTCGAACGAAGACGTGCTGGCCGTGATCAAGATCCTCGTCGAGCTGCGCAATGGCCGTGGCGAAGTGGACGATATCGATCACCTGGGTAACCGTCGCGTCCGTTGCGTGGGCGAACTGGCCGAAAACCAGTTCCGCGCCGGTCTCGTGCGTGTCGAGCGTGCCGTCAAGGAACGCCTGGGCCAGGCCGAAGCCGACAACCTGATGCCGCATGATTTGATTAACTCCAAGCCGATTTCGGCCGCTATCCGGGAGTTTTTCGGTTCGTCGCAGCTGTCGCAGTTCATGGACCAGACCAACCCGCTGTCCGAGATCACCCACAAGCGCCGTGTTTCCGCACTGGGCCCGGGCGGTCTGACGCGCGAACGCGCCGGCTTCGAGGTGCGCGACGTGCACCCGACCCACTACGGCCGCGTCTGCCCGATCGAAACGCCGGAAGGTCCGAACATCGGCCTGATCAACTCGCTGGCTCTGTACGCCCGCCTGAATGAATACGGCTTCCTGGAAACCCCGTACCGCAAGGTCGAAGGTTCGAAGGTTACCGACAAGATCGACTACCTGTCCGCGATCGAAGAGGGCCGCTACATCATCGCCCAGGCTAACGCCAAGATCAACGAAGAAGGCCAGCTGATCGACGAACTGGTGTCGGCCCGTGAAGCCGGCGAAACGATCCTCGTGTCGCCAGAACGTATCCAGTACATGGACGTGGCCCCAGGCCAGATCGTCTCCGTCGCGGCCTCGCTGATTCCGTTCCTGGAACACGATGATGCGAACCGTGCACTGATGGGCGCCAACATGCAGCGTCAGGCTGTGCCTTGCCTGCGTCCCGAGAAGGCGCTGGTCGGTACGGGTATCGAACGCACCGTGGCAGTCGACTCCGGCACGACCGTGCAGGCGCTGCGTGGCGGCGTGGTGGACTACATCGACGCGGGCCGTGTGGTCATTCGCGTCAACGACGAAGAAGCGCAAGCTGGCGAAGTCGGTGTCGACATCTACAACCTGATCAAGTACACCCGTTCAAACCAGAACACCAACATCAACCAGCGTCCGATCGTCAAAGTGGGCGACCGCGTGGCCAAGGGCGACGTCATCGCCGACGGCGCATCGACCGACCTGGGCGAACTGGCGCTGGGCCAGAACATGACCGTGGCGTTCATGCCATGGAATGGTCTGAACTTCGAGGATTCGATCCTGATCTCGGAAAACGTCGTCAAGGACGACCGTTACACGTCGATCCACATCGAAGAACTGTCGGTGGTCGCTCGCGACACGAAACTGGGCGCGGAAGAAATCACCCGCGACATTTCGAACCTGGCGGAAAACCAGCTGGCGCGTCTGGATGAGTCCGGCATTGTGTACATCGGCGCCGAAGTGCAGGCCGGCGACACGCTGGTCGGTAAAGTGACGCCGAAGGGCGAAACGCAACTGACGCCGGAAGAGAAGCTGCTGCGCGCGATCTTCGGCGAAAAGGCATCCGACGTGAAAGACACGTCGCTGCGCGTGCCTTCGGGCATGGTCGGTACCGTCATCGACGTGCAGGTGTTCACCCGCGAAGGCATCCCGCGCGACAAGCGCGCCCAGCAGATCATCGACGACGAGCTGAAGCGCTACCGCCTGGACCTGAACGACCAGATGCGTATCGTGGAGGGCGATGCCTTCCAGCGTCTGGAAAAAATGCTGATCGGTAAGATCGTTAACGGCGGTCCGAAGAAGCTGGCGAAGGGTGCCGCGATCACCAAGGAATACCTGGCCGACCTGGACAAGTACCACTGGTTCGACATCCGCCCGGCCGACGACGACGCGGCAACGGCACTGGAAGCGATCAAGGAATCGATCGCCGAGAAGCGCCACCAGTTCGACCTGGCCTTCGAAGAGAAGCGCAAGAAGCTGACGCAGGGCGACGAGCTGCAGCCTGGCGTGCAGAAGATGGTCAAGGTCTACCTGGCCGTCAAGCGCCGCCTGCAGTCGGGCGACAAGATGGCAGGCCGCCACGGTAACAAGGGTGTGGTCTCGCGTATCGTGCCGGTGGAAGACATGCCGTACATGGCCGACGGTACGCCGGCGGACGTGGTACTGAATCCGCTGGGCGTTCCGTCCCGGATGAACGTGGGTCAGATTCTCGAGACCCACCTGGGCTGGGCAGCCAAGGGTCTGGGTATCCGCATCGGCGAAATGCTGGCGCAGCAGATCAAGGTCGAGGAGATGCGCAAGTTCCTGACGACCGTCTACAACGAGACGGGCACGAAAGAGGACATCGCCAACTTCAGCGACGAAGAGATCATGAATCTCGCCGGCAACCTGAAGAAGGGTGTGCCGTTCGCAACGCCAGTGTTTGACGGTGCGCACGAGTCGGAAATCCGCCGCATGCTGGATCTGGCGTACCCTGACGAGATCGCTTCGAAGCTGGGCATGACCCCGTCGAAGAATCAGGTCACGATGTACGACGGCCGTACCGGCGAAGCGTTCGAGCGCAAGGTCACGGTTGGTGTCATGCACATGCTGAAACTGCACCACCTGGTCGACGACAAGATGCACGCCCGTTCGACCGGTCCGTACTCGCTGGTGACGCAGCAGCCGCTGGGCGGTAAAGCCCAGTTCGGTGGCCAGCGCTTCGGTGAGATGGAGGTGTGGGCACTGGAAGCGTACGGCGCATCGTACGTGCTGCAGGAAATGCTGACCGTGAAGTCCGATGACGTGAATGGCCGTACCAAAGTGTACGAAAACCTCGTCAAGGGCGACCACGTGATCGAAGCCGGCATGCCGGAATCGTTCAACGTGCTGGTGAAGGAAATCCGTTCCCTGGGTATCGACATCGACCTGGAACGCACGTAATTCATTAGCACGAGCCCGGCCGCGCGGTAGCGCGCCGGGCAAAATTCAAGAATTCATCACTACCTGGAGTGATACATGAAAGCCCTGCTCGATCTATTCAAGCAAGTACAGACGAACGAGACCTTTGACGCGATCAAGATCGGTCTCGCCTCGCCTGAAAAAATCCGTTCGTGGTCCTACGGCGAAGTCAAGAAGCCGGAAACCATCAACTACCGTACCTTCAAGCCGGAGCGCGATGGCCTGTTCTGCGCCAAGATCTTTGGCCCGATCAAGGACTACGAATGCCTGTGCGGCAAGTACAAGCGCCTGAAGCACCGCGGTGTCATCTGCGAGAAGTGCGGCGTTGAAGTCACGCTGGCGAAAGTGCGCCGCGAACGCATGGGTCACATCGAGCTGGCCTCGCCGACCGCGCACATCTGGTTCCTGAAGTCGTTGCCGTCGCGTCTGGGCATGGTCCTGGACATGACGCTGCGGGACATCGAACGCGTCCTGTACTTCGAAGCATACGTCGTGACCGATCCGGGCATGACCCCGCTGAAGAAGTGCCAGATCATGTCGGAAGACGATTACGCCGCCAAGTACGAAGAGTACGGCGACGACTTCACCGCTTTCATGGGCGCCGAGGGCATCCGTGAACTGCTGCGCTCGATCGACATCCACCGCGATGCCGAAACGCTGCGCGTGGAACTGAAGGAATCGAAGTCCGAAGCGAAGATCAAGAAGTACGCCAAGCGCCTGAAAGTGCTGGAAGCGTTCCAGCGTTCGGGCATCAAGCCGGACTGGATGATCATGGAAGTGCTGCCGGTGCTGCCGCCGGAACTGCGCCCACTGGTCCCGCTGGACGGCGGCCGCTTTGCGACCTCCGACCTGAACGACCTGTATCGCCGCGTCATCAACCGTAACAACCGTCTGAAGCGCCTGATGGAGCTGCGTGCTCCAGAGATCATCACGCGTAACGAAAAGCGCATGCTGCAGGAAGCGGTCGACTCGCTGCTGGACAACGGCCGTCGCGGCAAAGCGATGACCGGCGCCAACAAGCGTCCGCTGAAGTCGCTGGCCGAGATGATCAAGGGTAAAGGCGGTCGTTTCCGTCAGAACTTGCTGGGTAAGCGCGTCGACTACTCGGGCCGTTCCGTCATCGTCGTGGGTCCACAGCTGAAACTGCACCAGTGCGGTCTGCCGAAACTGATGGCGCTGGAACTGTTCAAGCCGTTCATCTTCAACAAGCTCGAACTGATGGGCCTGGCGACGACGATCAAGGCGGCGAAGAAGCTGGTCGAGATCCAGGAACCGGTCGTCTGGGACATCCTGGAAGACGTGATCCGCGAACACCCGATCATGCTGAACCGTGCACCAACGCTGCACCGTCTGGGTATCCAGGCGTTCGAGCCGGTGCTGATCGAAGGTAAGGCGATCCAGCTGCACCCGCTGGTCTGCGCGGCGTTCAACGCCGACTTCGACGGTGACCAGATGGCTGTCCACGTCCCGCTGTCGATCGAAGCACAGATGGAAGCGCGTACGCTGATGCTGGCGTCGAACAACATCCTGTTCCCGTCGAACGGCGAACCGTCGATCGTGCCGTCCCAGGATATCGTGCTGGGTCTGTACTACGCGACGCGCGAGGCGATCAACGCCAAGGGCGAGGGCATGCTGTTCCCGGACGTGTCGGAAGTCATCCGCGCGTACGACAACAAGGAAGTCGAACTGGCCACGCGCATCACCGTGCGTATCGTCGAGAATCCACGCGATCCGGCGACGGGCGAGTTCGTCCGTACGCTGACCCGTTACGAGACGACGGTTGGCCGCGCCATCCTGTCGGAAATTCTGCCGAAGGGCCTGCCGTTCAGCGTGCTGAACCGCTCCCTGAAGAAGAAAGAGATCTCGAAGCTGATCAACACGTCGTTCCGCAAGTGCGGCCTGCGTGCCACCGTCGTGTTTGCCGACCAGCTGATGCAGTCGGGCTTCCGCCTGGCAACGCGCGCCGGTATCTCGATCTGCGTGGACGACATGCTGGTTCCGGACGTGAAGAAGTCCTTGATCGCAACGGCCGAATCGGAAGTGAAACAGATCGAGCAGCAGTACGCCTCGGGTCTGGTCACGGCCGGCGAGCGTTACAACAAGGTCGTCGACATCTGGGGCAAGACCTCGGACGAAGTCGGCAAGGCCATGATGGACCAGCTGAAAGTGGAAGACGTCGTCAAGCGCGACGGCACCACGACGACGCAGGAATCGTTCAACGCCATTTACATGATGGCCGACTCGGGCGCCCGTGGTTCGGCAGCGCAGATCCGCCAGCTGGCCGGTATGCGTGGTCTGATGGCAAAACCGGACGGCTCCATCATTGAAACGCCGATTACGGCGAACTTCCGTGAAGGCCTGAACGTTCTGCAGTACTTCATCTCGACCCACGGCGCTCGTAAAGGTCTGGCCGATACGGCACTGAAGACGGCGAACTCGGGTTACCTGACCCGTCGTCTGGTCGACGTGACGCAGGATCTGGTCGTGATCGAAGACGATTGCGGCACGTCCAACGGCACGCAGATGAAGGCAATGGTCGAGGGTGGTGAAGTCATCGAAGCCCTGCGCGACCGTATCCTGGGCCGCGTGGCAGGCACCGACATCGTCAATCCTGAAACCCAGGAAACGGTGTACGAAGCCGGCACGCTGCTGGACGAAGACATGGTCGAAGACATCGAACGCATGGGCATCGACGAAGTCAAGGTCCGCACGCCGCTGACCTGCGACACGCGTTTCGGCCTGTGCGCCAAGTGCTACGGCCGCGATCTGGGCCGCGGCAGCCTGGTCAACACTGGTGAAGCCGTCGGTGTCGTCGCTGCACAGTCAATCGGTGAACCTGGTACCCAGCTGACGATGCGTACGTTCCACATCGGTGGTGCGGCATCGCGTGCAGCGGTGGCCTCGTCGGTCGAAGCCAAGTCGAACGGTATCGTGCGCTTCACGGCCACG
Encoded proteins:
- the rplL gene encoding 50S ribosomal protein L7/L12 produces the protein MAISKDDILNAVSEMSVMDLNDLVKAFEEKFGVSAAAMAAPAAGGAVAAAAEEQTEFNLVLTEVGANKVGVIKAVREITGLGLKEAKDVVDGAPKTVKEALSKADAEAAKKKLEEAGAKADLK
- the rpoB gene encoding DNA-directed RNA polymerase subunit beta: MHYSFTEKKRIRKSFAKRANVHNVPFLLATQLESYENFLQEHTPVSTRKNEGLQSAFTSIFPIVSHNGFARLEFLSYVLGDPAFDVKECQLRGLTFASPLRAKVRLVILDKESPTKPVVKEMKEQEVYMGELPLMTTTGSFVINGTERVIVSQLHRSPGVFFEHDRGKTHSSGKLLFSARIIPYRGSWLDFEFDPKDILYFRVDRRRKMPVSILLKAIGMTPEQILANFFVFDNFNLRSEGGEMEFVAERLRGEVARFDIVNPKDGKTIVTKDKRINAKHVREIEAAGIAHISVPEDYLLGRVLAKNIVDPETGEVVASANDELTEEVLNRLRDSNISAIQTLYTNDLDQGAYISQTLRIDDTADQTAARIAIYRMMRPGEPPTEESVEALFNGLFYSADRYDLSAVGRMKFNRRIGRDELTGAMTLSNEDVLAVIKILVELRNGRGEVDDIDHLGNRRVRCVGELAENQFRAGLVRVERAVKERLGQAEADNLMPHDLINSKPISAAIREFFGSSQLSQFMDQTNPLSEITHKRRVSALGPGGLTRERAGFEVRDVHPTHYGRVCPIETPEGPNIGLINSLALYARLNEYGFLETPYRKVEGSKVTDKIDYLSAIEEGRYIIAQANAKINEEGQLIDELVSAREAGETILVSPERIQYMDVAPGQIVSVAASLIPFLEHDDANRALMGANMQRQAVPCLRPEKALVGTGIERTVAVDSGTTVQALRGGVVDYIDAGRVVIRVNDEEAQAGEVGVDIYNLIKYTRSNQNTNINQRPIVKVGDRVAKGDVIADGASTDLGELALGQNMTVAFMPWNGLNFEDSILISENVVKDDRYTSIHIEELSVVARDTKLGAEEITRDISNLAENQLARLDESGIVYIGAEVQAGDTLVGKVTPKGETQLTPEEKLLRAIFGEKASDVKDTSLRVPSGMVGTVIDVQVFTREGIPRDKRAQQIIDDELKRYRLDLNDQMRIVEGDAFQRLEKMLIGKIVNGGPKKLAKGAAITKEYLADLDKYHWFDIRPADDDAATALEAIKESIAEKRHQFDLAFEEKRKKLTQGDELQPGVQKMVKVYLAVKRRLQSGDKMAGRHGNKGVVSRIVPVEDMPYMADGTPADVVLNPLGVPSRMNVGQILETHLGWAAKGLGIRIGEMLAQQIKVEEMRKFLTTVYNETGTKEDIANFSDEEIMNLAGNLKKGVPFATPVFDGAHESEIRRMLDLAYPDEIASKLGMTPSKNQVTMYDGRTGEAFERKVTVGVMHMLKLHHLVDDKMHARSTGPYSLVTQQPLGGKAQFGGQRFGEMEVWALEAYGASYVLQEMLTVKSDDVNGRTKVYENLVKGDHVIEAGMPESFNVLVKEIRSLGIDIDLERT
- the rplA gene encoding 50S ribosomal protein L1, whose amino-acid sequence is MAKLSKRAQAIKAKVDRTKVYPFDNAVALIKELATAKFNESIDVSVQLGVDPKKSDQVVRGSVVLPAGTGKTVRVAVFASGDKAEAAKAAGADVVGMEDLAERVKAGDMPFDIVIASPDTMRIVGTLGQILGPRGLMPNPKVGTVTPDVATAVKNAKAGQVQYRTDKAGIIHATIGRKSFSDAELKSNLVALIDALNKAKPASSKGIYLRKVSLSSTMGAGVRVDHGTLAA
- the rpoC gene encoding DNA-directed RNA polymerase subunit beta', which codes for MKALLDLFKQVQTNETFDAIKIGLASPEKIRSWSYGEVKKPETINYRTFKPERDGLFCAKIFGPIKDYECLCGKYKRLKHRGVICEKCGVEVTLAKVRRERMGHIELASPTAHIWFLKSLPSRLGMVLDMTLRDIERVLYFEAYVVTDPGMTPLKKCQIMSEDDYAAKYEEYGDDFTAFMGAEGIRELLRSIDIHRDAETLRVELKESKSEAKIKKYAKRLKVLEAFQRSGIKPDWMIMEVLPVLPPELRPLVPLDGGRFATSDLNDLYRRVINRNNRLKRLMELRAPEIITRNEKRMLQEAVDSLLDNGRRGKAMTGANKRPLKSLAEMIKGKGGRFRQNLLGKRVDYSGRSVIVVGPQLKLHQCGLPKLMALELFKPFIFNKLELMGLATTIKAAKKLVEIQEPVVWDILEDVIREHPIMLNRAPTLHRLGIQAFEPVLIEGKAIQLHPLVCAAFNADFDGDQMAVHVPLSIEAQMEARTLMLASNNILFPSNGEPSIVPSQDIVLGLYYATREAINAKGEGMLFPDVSEVIRAYDNKEVELATRITVRIVENPRDPATGEFVRTLTRYETTVGRAILSEILPKGLPFSVLNRSLKKKEISKLINTSFRKCGLRATVVFADQLMQSGFRLATRAGISICVDDMLVPDVKKSLIATAESEVKQIEQQYASGLVTAGERYNKVVDIWGKTSDEVGKAMMDQLKVEDVVKRDGTTTTQESFNAIYMMADSGARGSAAQIRQLAGMRGLMAKPDGSIIETPITANFREGLNVLQYFISTHGARKGLADTALKTANSGYLTRRLVDVTQDLVVIEDDCGTSNGTQMKAMVEGGEVIEALRDRILGRVAGTDIVNPETQETVYEAGTLLDEDMVEDIERMGIDEVKVRTPLTCDTRFGLCAKCYGRDLGRGSLVNTGEAVGVVAAQSIGEPGTQLTMRTFHIGGAASRAAVASSVEAKSNGIVRFTATMRYVTNGKGAQIVISRSGEVLITDDHGRERERHKVPYGATLIVKDGMTIKAGTPLATWDPLTRPIITEYAGTVRFENVEEGVTVARQVDEVTGLATLVVIDAKRRGSLTKTMRPQVKLLNDEGHEVKIAGTEHAVAIGFQVGALIMVKDGQQVSVGEVLARIPTESQKTRDITGGLPRVAELFEARSPKDAGMLAEVTGTVAFGKETKGKQRLEITDMDGNKHEFLITKDKQVLVHDGQVVNKGEMIVDGPADPQDILRLLGIEALARYIVDEVQDVYRLQGVKINDKHIEVIVRQMLRRVQIVNAGDTDYIVGEQVERSELLEENDKVVAAGKLPATYENVLLGITKASLSTDSFISAASFQETTRVLTEAAIMGKRDGLRGLKENVIVGRLIPGGTGLAFHRARREKEVWEAEERTALLQAERAAMSGGDVEAIETSTMTQDEGGEA
- the rplK gene encoding 50S ribosomal protein L11, whose product is MAKKIIGFIKLQVPAGKANPSPPIGPALGQRGLNIMEFCKAFNAQTQGMEPGMPIPVVITAFADKSFTFVMKTPPATFLIKKHSGVQKGSPKPHTDKVGTLTRAQAEEIAKLKTPDLTAADLEAAVRTIAGSARSMGITVEGI
- the rplJ gene encoding 50S ribosomal protein L10 gives rise to the protein MGLNLNDKKAVVEEVSAKVATAQTIVVAEYRGIQVAHLTKLRAAARTQGVYLRVLKNTLARRSVEGTQFANLADAMTGPLIYSISDDAVAAAKVINDFAKTNDKLVIKAGNYAGKQLDVAGVTALASIPSREVLISQLLGVMLAPVSGFARGLAALAAKKSEGSEAAPAAEETAAA